A single Ptiloglossa arizonensis isolate GNS036 chromosome 2, iyPtiAriz1_principal, whole genome shotgun sequence DNA region contains:
- the LOC143143834 gene encoding ribosome biogenesis protein WDR12 homolog isoform X2 encodes MANTNVNNDTLQVQIRFLTKQEQYAVPDFPLSVHTSIVPSELNTLVNELLKETTDIKHDIQFDFLVFSQFLRTSLSEHITEKNASTEEVINIEYVEKYPPPEPQDCLIHDDWVSAVAVCEKWILTGCYDNSLHIWTSKGKHHLVIPGHTSPIKAVAWISLNTDTATFVSASQDQTAIIWDWNITENSLDCVHVCRGHERGLEAVSVNYDKSLIATGAWDTMLKIWSIYENEDGESTSKRLKSEHGKTRVPKRTMKGHKEAISGIVWSDKTEIITSSWDHTMKVWDSELGGVKHELAGNKSFFDIDYSPLCRAIVAASADKHIRLYDPRSTEGTLVKTIFTSHTQWVQSVRWSIVDENLFISGAYDNDMKLWDTRSPKAPLFDLSGHEDKVLCCNWSNPKFMVSGGADNTVRIFKSKHVIC; translated from the exons ATGGCTAATACCAACGTAAACAACGATACTTTACAAGTACAAATAAGATTTCTTACCAAACAAGAACA GTATGCTGTTCCAGATTTTCCATTATCTGTACACACATCTATTGTACCAAGTGAATTGAATACTCTTGTAAATGAACTTTTAAAGG AAACTACTGATATAAAACATGATATACAATTCgattttttggtattttcccaATTTCTACGTACTTCGTTATCTGAACACATAactgagaagaatgcttctacAGAGGAGGTGATAAACATTGAATATGTTGAAAAGTATCCACCACCAGAACCTCAGGATTGTCTTATACATGATGATTGGGTATCTGCTGTTGCTGTTTGTGAGAAATG GATATTAACTGGATGTTATGACAATTCACTACATATCTGGACTTCAAAAGGAAAACATCACCTTGTAATTCCTGGTCATACATCACCTATTAAAGCAGTAGCATGGATATCCTTAAATACAGATACTGCTACTTTTGTTAG TGCCTCTCAAGATCAAACAGCTATAATATGGGACTGGAATATTACAGAAAATTCTTTAGATTGTGTACATGTATGTAGAGGCCACGAACGTGGACTTGAAGCTGTTAGTGTCAATTATGACAAATCATTGATTGCAACTGGAGCTTGGGACACAATGCTCAAGATCTGGTCTATTT ATGAAAATGAAGATGGTGAATCTACCTCAAAAAGATTAAAGTCTGAGCACGGTAAAACAAGA GTACCCAAAAGAACAATGAAAGGTCACAAAGAAGCTATTAGTGGTATAGTATggtcagataaaacagaaatcatAACATCTTCATGGGATCATACAATGAAAGTTTGGGATTCAGAATTAGGAGGAGTTAAGCATGAACTTGCTGGTAACAAAAGTTTCTTCGACATCGATTACTCTCCATTATGCCGCGCTATTGTAGCAGCATCTGCTGACAAGCACATCAGATTATATGATCCAAGATCTACAG aaGGAACTCTCGTAAAGACGATATTCACTTCTCATACACAGTGGGTGCAATCTGTAAGGTGGTCAATTGTAGATGAAAATCTTTTTATTTCAGGAGCGTATGATAATGACATGAAACTTTGGGATACCAGAAG CCCAAAAGCACCATTGTTTGATCTTTCTGGACACGAGGATAAAGTATTATGTTGTAATTGGTCTAATCCCAAATTCATGGTGTCCGGAGGTGCCGATAACACTGTAAGAATATTTAAGTCAAAACATGTTATTTGTTAA
- the LOC143143834 gene encoding ribosome biogenesis protein WDR12 homolog isoform X1 yields MANTNVNNDTLQVQIRFLTKQEQYAVPDFPLSVHTSIVPSELNTLVNELLKETTDIKHDIQFDFLVFSQFLRTSLSEHITEKNASTEEVINIEYVEKYPPPEPQDCLIHDDWVSAVAVCEKWILTGCYDNSLHIWTSKGKHHLVIPGHTSPIKAVAWISLNTDTATFVSASQDQTAIIWDWNITENSLDCVHVCRGHERGLEAVSVNYDKSLIATGAWDTMLKIWSIYENEDGESTSKRLKSEHGKTRVPKRTMKGHKEAISGIVWSDKTEIITSSWDHTMKVWDSELGGVKHELAGNKSFFDIDYSPLCRAIVAASADKHIRLYDPRSTEGTLVKTIFTSHTQWVQSVRWSIVDENLFISGAYDNDMKLWDTRSPKAPLFDLSGHEDKVLCCNWSNPKFMVSGGADNTTLHFVCCFLVDVTTLETKTK; encoded by the exons ATGGCTAATACCAACGTAAACAACGATACTTTACAAGTACAAATAAGATTTCTTACCAAACAAGAACA GTATGCTGTTCCAGATTTTCCATTATCTGTACACACATCTATTGTACCAAGTGAATTGAATACTCTTGTAAATGAACTTTTAAAGG AAACTACTGATATAAAACATGATATACAATTCgattttttggtattttcccaATTTCTACGTACTTCGTTATCTGAACACATAactgagaagaatgcttctacAGAGGAGGTGATAAACATTGAATATGTTGAAAAGTATCCACCACCAGAACCTCAGGATTGTCTTATACATGATGATTGGGTATCTGCTGTTGCTGTTTGTGAGAAATG GATATTAACTGGATGTTATGACAATTCACTACATATCTGGACTTCAAAAGGAAAACATCACCTTGTAATTCCTGGTCATACATCACCTATTAAAGCAGTAGCATGGATATCCTTAAATACAGATACTGCTACTTTTGTTAG TGCCTCTCAAGATCAAACAGCTATAATATGGGACTGGAATATTACAGAAAATTCTTTAGATTGTGTACATGTATGTAGAGGCCACGAACGTGGACTTGAAGCTGTTAGTGTCAATTATGACAAATCATTGATTGCAACTGGAGCTTGGGACACAATGCTCAAGATCTGGTCTATTT ATGAAAATGAAGATGGTGAATCTACCTCAAAAAGATTAAAGTCTGAGCACGGTAAAACAAGA GTACCCAAAAGAACAATGAAAGGTCACAAAGAAGCTATTAGTGGTATAGTATggtcagataaaacagaaatcatAACATCTTCATGGGATCATACAATGAAAGTTTGGGATTCAGAATTAGGAGGAGTTAAGCATGAACTTGCTGGTAACAAAAGTTTCTTCGACATCGATTACTCTCCATTATGCCGCGCTATTGTAGCAGCATCTGCTGACAAGCACATCAGATTATATGATCCAAGATCTACAG aaGGAACTCTCGTAAAGACGATATTCACTTCTCATACACAGTGGGTGCAATCTGTAAGGTGGTCAATTGTAGATGAAAATCTTTTTATTTCAGGAGCGTATGATAATGACATGAAACTTTGGGATACCAGAAG CCCAAAAGCACCATTGTTTGATCTTTCTGGACACGAGGATAAAGTATTATGTTGTAATTGGTCTAATCCCAAATTCATGGTGTCCGGAGGTGCCGATAACACT ACTTTACATTTCGTTTGTTGCTTCCTTGTGGATGTTACTACGTTGGAAACGAAAACAAAGTAG